A genomic segment from Dietzia psychralcaliphila encodes:
- a CDS encoding acyl-CoA dehydrogenase family protein, whose protein sequence is MEFAHSQRSAELQENMWEFMREHVFPAEPVWAEYLRTHGDHEHPPVMEELKEEARRRGLWNLFLPEWSGISNLEFAAVSEISGWSPVIAPEAINSQAPDTGNMETFHLFGTDEQKAAYLEPLKEGRIRSAYAMTEPDVASSDATNVQTVIRREGDEYVINGRKWWITGVADKRCEIFIVMGKTDESAQTHRQQSMVLVPRGTPGLTIERNLPLFGYQDQHGHCELVFSDVRVPTSNLLGEEGAGFAIAQARLGPGRIHHAMRAIGMAERALALMVDRAKSRHAFGGYLSEQGVVQEHIANSRIEIDQARLQVQHCAWMIDTVGAKEARFEISAIKVIAPQVACTVIDRAIEIFGGAGVSDDTPLAYFYAWARALRIVDGPDAVHRRTIARGELKRTPPYVG, encoded by the coding sequence ATGGAATTCGCGCACAGTCAGCGCAGCGCCGAGCTGCAGGAGAACATGTGGGAGTTCATGCGCGAGCATGTGTTCCCCGCCGAGCCGGTGTGGGCCGAGTACCTGCGCACGCACGGCGACCACGAGCACCCGCCCGTCATGGAGGAGCTCAAGGAGGAGGCGCGGCGTCGTGGGTTGTGGAACCTCTTCCTGCCGGAGTGGTCCGGAATCTCCAACCTCGAGTTCGCGGCGGTCTCGGAGATCTCCGGCTGGTCGCCCGTGATCGCCCCCGAGGCGATCAATTCGCAGGCGCCCGACACCGGGAACATGGAGACCTTCCACCTGTTCGGGACCGACGAGCAGAAGGCCGCGTATCTCGAGCCGCTCAAGGAGGGCAGGATCCGGTCGGCGTACGCCATGACCGAGCCGGACGTCGCGTCCTCGGACGCGACCAACGTGCAAACCGTCATCCGCCGTGAGGGCGACGAGTACGTGATCAACGGCCGCAAGTGGTGGATCACGGGCGTGGCGGACAAGCGCTGCGAGATCTTCATCGTCATGGGCAAGACGGACGAGTCCGCTCAGACCCACCGCCAGCAGTCGATGGTCCTGGTCCCGCGGGGTACCCCGGGGCTCACGATCGAGCGCAACCTCCCGCTGTTCGGCTACCAGGACCAGCACGGTCACTGCGAGCTCGTCTTCTCGGACGTCCGGGTGCCGACGTCGAACCTGCTGGGTGAGGAGGGCGCCGGGTTCGCGATCGCGCAGGCGCGCCTCGGGCCGGGCCGGATCCACCACGCCATGCGCGCGATCGGGATGGCCGAGCGGGCGTTGGCCCTGATGGTCGACCGAGCCAAGTCGCGCCACGCCTTCGGCGGGTACCTGTCCGAACAGGGCGTGGTCCAGGAGCACATCGCCAACTCCCGTATCGAGATCGACCAGGCACGCCTGCAGGTCCAGCACTGCGCGTGGATGATCGACACCGTCGGCGCCAAGGAGGCCCGGTTCGAGATCTCGGCCATCAAGGTGATCGCACCGCAGGTCGCGTGCACCGTGATCGACCGTGCGATCGAGATCTTCGGCGGCGCCGGCGTCTCCGACGACACCCCCCTCGCGTACTTCTACGCCTGGGCGCGGGCCCTGCGGATCGTCGACGGCCCCGACGCCGTGCACCGCCGCACCATCGCGCGCGGCGAACTCAAGCGCACGCCGCCGTACGTCGGCTAG
- a CDS encoding CoA transferase produces the protein MTGSVASRPLEGIRVVELSSFVASPLCGLTLAQLGAEVIRVDPLGGAADVNRWPLAPDGTSIYWTGLNRGKSSVTLDLRSDDGQQAFRDLVTAPGEGAGILVTNSGGRAWMGHERLAETRPDVITLELLGRRDGRPGVDYTVNAALGFPAITGPGSGQVVNHALPAWDVAAGLHAALAVVAAVRERERTGRGRRIVLPLDDVALATAGTLGYLTEPQLDGSSRPAVGNHVYGTFGTDFSTSDGGRFMVVALTTRHFHDLARLTGTREAVDALESATGADFTTEADRYSYREVLAALFARWFAAHTTDEVARTLAGSVVLHERYRTFDQVVSEGDLEANPLFSPVDQPGIGRYLAAAHPATFDGTHLAAGPAPRLGADTDRLTSGGSSR, from the coding sequence ATGACCGGATCCGTCGCGTCTCGCCCCCTCGAGGGCATCCGCGTGGTCGAACTGTCCAGCTTCGTGGCCTCCCCCCTGTGTGGGCTCACCCTGGCCCAGCTCGGCGCGGAGGTCATCCGGGTCGACCCACTGGGCGGGGCGGCCGACGTGAACCGGTGGCCGCTCGCCCCGGACGGCACCTCGATCTACTGGACCGGCCTCAACAGGGGAAAGTCCTCGGTCACCCTCGACCTGCGATCAGACGACGGCCAGCAGGCGTTCCGGGACCTGGTGACCGCGCCCGGCGAGGGCGCGGGGATCCTCGTGACCAACTCCGGCGGCCGGGCGTGGATGGGTCACGAGCGTCTGGCCGAGACCCGGCCCGACGTCATCACCCTGGAACTGCTCGGGCGGCGCGACGGCCGCCCGGGCGTCGACTACACCGTCAACGCCGCCCTCGGTTTCCCCGCCATTACTGGTCCCGGCTCCGGACAGGTGGTCAACCACGCCCTGCCCGCCTGGGATGTCGCCGCGGGCCTCCACGCGGCGTTGGCCGTGGTCGCGGCCGTGCGCGAGCGCGAGAGGACGGGCCGGGGACGACGGATCGTCCTCCCACTCGACGACGTGGCGCTCGCCACCGCCGGCACGCTCGGCTACCTCACCGAGCCGCAGCTGGACGGGTCCTCGCGCCCGGCGGTGGGCAACCACGTCTACGGCACCTTCGGAACGGACTTCTCGACCTCCGATGGCGGCCGCTTCATGGTCGTCGCCCTGACCACACGCCACTTCCATGACCTCGCACGCCTCACCGGCACTCGAGAGGCGGTCGACGCCCTCGAATCCGCGACAGGCGCCGACTTCACCACCGAGGCCGACCGCTACTCCTATCGCGAGGTGCTGGCCGCGCTGTTCGCGCGCTGGTTCGCGGCCCACACCACCGACGAGGTGGCACGCACGCTCGCCGGGTCGGTCGTGCTCCACGAGCGATACCGCACCTTCGACCAGGTCGTGTCGGAGGGCGATCTCGAGGCCAACCCGCTCTTCTCCCCCGTCGACCAACCGGGGATCGGCCGGTATCTGGCCGCCGCGCACCCCGCGACGTTCGACGGCACCCACCTCGCCGCCGGCCCGGCGCCCCGACTCGGCGCGGATACCGACCGACTCACCAGCGGAGGATCATCCCGATGA
- a CDS encoding acyl-CoA dehydrogenase family protein: MTHKPTARAGVPVYLTDERLAIRDLAREFTAKEVLPVANRLDPERGDIPDDLRQKMADMGFFGIMIPEEHGGLGLGVFEYCLVAEELARGWLSVSGLLARGNGMGGGFTPEQEERLLPRVARGEWLGAYALSEAEAGSDVANISCRAVREGDEWVVNGTKMWCTYADQADYLVLFARTDPDKDPARPHRGISTFLVEKERGSFPAGISGNPVRKIGYFGWQTWELSCDDFRIPASALLGEEGRGFYLAVSGLEVGRAHTAARAIGLARAALEDSIAYVATREQFGRPIGDFQYLRFEIAKMAADIEAARQLMYSVATSIDSGRRCSLEAAMCKLVATEMAERVTSQGVQIHGGAGYTTDFQVERHWRDARLTRIFEGTSEIQMRIISDELLGRSG, from the coding sequence ATGACCCACAAGCCCACCGCTCGCGCAGGCGTCCCCGTCTACCTCACGGACGAGCGGCTCGCGATCCGAGACCTGGCCCGTGAGTTCACCGCCAAGGAGGTCCTCCCGGTCGCCAACCGTCTCGACCCGGAGCGCGGGGACATCCCGGACGACCTCCGTCAGAAGATGGCCGACATGGGCTTCTTCGGCATCATGATCCCCGAGGAGCACGGGGGGCTCGGCCTGGGCGTCTTCGAGTACTGCCTGGTCGCCGAGGAACTGGCCCGCGGTTGGTTGTCAGTCTCGGGACTGCTCGCCCGCGGCAACGGCATGGGCGGCGGATTCACACCTGAGCAGGAGGAGCGCCTGCTGCCCCGCGTCGCCCGTGGCGAGTGGCTGGGCGCCTACGCCCTATCGGAGGCCGAGGCGGGATCCGACGTCGCCAACATCTCGTGCCGTGCCGTCCGCGAGGGCGACGAGTGGGTGGTCAACGGCACCAAGATGTGGTGCACCTACGCCGACCAGGCCGACTACCTCGTCCTGTTCGCGCGCACAGACCCGGACAAGGACCCGGCCCGACCGCACCGCGGGATCTCCACATTCCTCGTCGAGAAGGAGCGTGGCTCATTCCCCGCCGGCATCTCCGGGAACCCCGTCCGCAAGATCGGCTACTTCGGTTGGCAGACCTGGGAGTTGTCGTGCGACGACTTCCGGATCCCGGCGTCGGCCCTGCTCGGCGAGGAGGGCCGGGGCTTCTACCTGGCGGTCTCCGGTCTGGAGGTCGGTCGCGCCCACACCGCCGCCCGCGCCATCGGTCTGGCCCGTGCCGCGCTGGAGGACTCGATCGCCTACGTCGCCACCCGCGAGCAGTTCGGTAGGCCGATCGGCGACTTCCAGTACCTGCGCTTCGAGATCGCCAAGATGGCCGCCGACATCGAGGCCGCTCGCCAGCTCATGTACTCGGTGGCCACCTCCATCGACTCCGGGCGCCGCTGCTCGCTCGAGGCCGCGATGTGCAAACTCGTGGCCACCGAGATGGCCGAACGGGTGACCTCGCAGGGCGTCCAGATCCACGGCGGGGCCGGATACACCACCGACTTCCAGGTGGAGCGGCACTGGCGCGACGCCCGGCTGACCCGCATCTTCGAGGGCACCAGCGAGATCCAGATGCGGATCATCTCGGACGAGCTCCTCGGCCGCAGCGGCTGA
- a CDS encoding TetR/AcrR family transcriptional regulator — translation MAPKDWRAPGPDPLPPVLRAALEVFARHGYHGASIRTIADAAGLSVPGLYHHYPSKQAILRAVAEATMTEMLEHTTAAADDAGSDPAARFDNIVECLARFHMARRDHAFVASTEMRSMEPEVRARHVAQRDTQQKMLEDAIEAGVESGVFECAHTADAARAVASLCVSIASWYRTDGPLSPDEIVQRHLGFARGMVGAARA, via the coding sequence ATGGCGCCGAAGGACTGGCGGGCCCCCGGGCCGGACCCGCTACCTCCCGTGCTGCGGGCCGCCCTCGAGGTGTTCGCACGTCACGGCTACCACGGCGCGTCGATCCGCACGATCGCCGACGCCGCCGGATTGTCGGTCCCGGGCCTGTACCACCACTACCCGTCCAAGCAGGCCATTCTCCGCGCGGTGGCGGAGGCGACGATGACGGAGATGCTCGAACACACCACCGCGGCCGCCGACGATGCCGGCAGCGACCCCGCCGCCAGGTTCGACAACATCGTGGAGTGCCTGGCCCGGTTCCACATGGCGCGCCGCGACCACGCCTTCGTCGCCTCCACCGAGATGCGCAGCATGGAGCCGGAGGTCAGGGCGAGGCACGTGGCGCAACGAGACACTCAGCAGAAGATGCTCGAGGATGCCATCGAGGCAGGAGTGGAGTCGGGGGTGTTCGAGTGCGCCCATACGGCGGATGCCGCCCGGGCGGTCGCCTCCCTGTGCGTGTCGATCGCCTCCTGGTACCGGACGGACGGTCCGCTCTCCCCCGACGAGATCGTCCAGCGCCATCTGGGGTTCGCGCGCGGCATGGTCGGCGCGGCACGAGCCTGA
- a CDS encoding phosphotransferase family protein gives MSAQDDGPDLPLDQLLRPDVVGPRIAEATGEQAWGDFDAELIAGGKSNLTFTLRSDAGELILRRPPTGQLLPSAHDMGREARIQLGLADTDVPVARVVLNETTGEDLGVPYYVMEKVVGHVIRDALPPGFAESDDDKAAMADAQIDAMVALHAVDQDAVGLGDLGRPDGYLERQLRRWLGQSEKATGSVRAERLPDLAARLGESMPTSPSSRIIHGDYRMDNYVVDPDDPGRIKAILDWELSTLGDPVADLAQTVLYWGDPDGPTVPLIPSLTTEPGWPGPQRLLDRYCAATDTDPSHMPWYLAFATFKFAAIAQGVATRSEAGDMAGQDFGDIGPQIRELVDHGHAILDSRKGTN, from the coding sequence ATGTCAGCACAGGATGATGGTCCCGACCTCCCGCTGGACCAGTTGCTCCGCCCCGACGTCGTGGGGCCCAGGATCGCCGAGGCCACCGGCGAGCAGGCGTGGGGGGACTTCGACGCCGAGCTCATCGCGGGGGGCAAGTCCAACCTCACCTTCACGCTCCGCTCGGACGCGGGGGAGCTCATCCTCAGGCGCCCGCCGACGGGCCAGCTCCTGCCCAGCGCCCACGACATGGGGCGCGAGGCGCGGATCCAGCTGGGTCTGGCCGACACGGACGTGCCGGTGGCCCGGGTGGTGCTCAACGAGACCACCGGGGAGGACCTCGGCGTTCCGTACTACGTGATGGAGAAGGTGGTCGGCCACGTCATCCGCGACGCGTTGCCGCCGGGCTTCGCGGAATCCGACGACGACAAGGCGGCCATGGCCGACGCGCAGATCGACGCGATGGTCGCTCTCCACGCCGTGGATCAGGACGCCGTGGGCCTGGGCGACCTGGGCCGTCCCGACGGTTACCTCGAGCGGCAGCTGCGCCGGTGGCTGGGCCAGTCGGAGAAGGCCACCGGGTCCGTCCGCGCCGAACGCCTGCCCGACCTGGCGGCGCGTCTCGGCGAGAGCATGCCCACCTCGCCGTCGTCGCGGATCATCCACGGCGACTACCGCATGGACAACTATGTCGTGGACCCCGACGACCCGGGGCGCATCAAGGCGATCCTCGACTGGGAGCTGTCGACCCTCGGTGACCCGGTCGCCGACCTGGCACAGACGGTTCTGTACTGGGGCGATCCGGACGGGCCGACGGTGCCGCTCATCCCCAGCCTGACCACCGAACCCGGATGGCCCGGCCCGCAGCGGCTGCTCGACCGGTACTGCGCGGCGACCGACACCGATCCGTCCCACATGCCGTGGTACCTGGCGTTCGCCACGTTCAAGTTCGCGGCGATCGCCCAGGGTGTGGCCACCCGCTCGGAGGCCGGTGACATGGCCGGGCAGGACTTCGGCGACATCGGCCCTCAGATCCGCGAGTTGGTGGATCACGGCCATGCGATCCTCGACTCCCGGAAAGGCACCAACTGA
- a CDS encoding zinc-binding dehydrogenase — MKAAVCVDTESPLVIEDIPIPEPREGEVLIHNTACGVCHTDLHVMKGEVRFPLPGVLGHEVSGVVAEVGRGVTNVRSGDRVVGSFIMPCGWCENCARGMEDLCSTFFEYNRLGGTLYDGETRLHRANGEPLSMYSMGGLAEYSVTPATAVFGLPEEIDLKDSAILGCSLFTAYGAVRNVGDVRTGESVAVVAVGGVGQNIVQLAAVSGAESVIAIDVDEEKLALARRMGATHTINAAQVDATEAVMGITGGRGVDAAFEALGSAATTRQATDIAREGGRVVVVGIPPAGTVLDVDLARVVRRKIQIKGSYGARARQDVPALIRLLAAGKLDLSSVISRYVGLDDAPETYQALDRGEVLGRAVVLTGP, encoded by the coding sequence ATGAAGGCTGCGGTGTGTGTCGACACGGAATCCCCCCTGGTGATCGAGGACATCCCCATCCCCGAACCCCGGGAGGGCGAGGTCCTGATCCACAACACCGCCTGCGGGGTGTGCCACACCGACCTGCACGTGATGAAGGGCGAGGTACGGTTCCCGCTCCCCGGGGTCCTCGGACACGAGGTCTCGGGCGTCGTCGCCGAGGTCGGCCGGGGCGTGACCAACGTCCGCTCGGGCGACCGCGTGGTGGGGTCGTTCATCATGCCGTGCGGGTGGTGCGAGAACTGCGCCCGCGGGATGGAGGACCTCTGCTCCACGTTCTTCGAGTACAACCGCCTCGGCGGGACCCTGTACGACGGGGAGACCAGGCTGCACCGCGCGAACGGTGAGCCGCTGTCGATGTACTCCATGGGCGGCCTCGCCGAGTACAGCGTCACGCCCGCCACCGCCGTGTTCGGCCTGCCGGAGGAAATCGACCTGAAGGATTCGGCGATCCTGGGCTGCTCGCTGTTCACCGCCTACGGCGCCGTGCGGAACGTCGGGGACGTGCGGACCGGAGAGTCTGTCGCGGTCGTGGCCGTGGGCGGCGTCGGGCAGAACATCGTCCAGCTGGCCGCGGTGAGTGGCGCCGAATCCGTCATCGCCATCGACGTGGACGAGGAGAAGCTCGCCCTGGCACGGCGCATGGGCGCCACTCATACGATCAACGCCGCCCAGGTCGACGCGACGGAGGCCGTCATGGGGATCACCGGGGGCAGGGGTGTCGACGCCGCCTTCGAGGCCCTGGGGTCGGCTGCCACCACCCGTCAGGCCACGGACATCGCCCGCGAGGGCGGCAGGGTCGTGGTGGTGGGCATCCCCCCGGCGGGAACAGTGTTGGACGTGGACCTCGCGCGGGTCGTGCGCCGCAAGATCCAGATCAAGGGCTCCTACGGTGCCCGCGCGCGGCAGGACGTGCCCGCGCTCATCCGGTTGCTCGCCGCCGGGAAGCTGGACCTGAGCAGCGTGATCTCCCGGTATGTGGGGCTCGACGACGCGCCGGAGACCTATCAGGCGCTGGACCGCGGCGAGGTCCTGGGCCGCGCTGTCGTCCTCACCGGCCCCTGA
- a CDS encoding SDR family NAD(P)-dependent oxidoreductase, with translation MPVLDRFRLDGRVAVITGASSGLGAGFARALSSAGATVVLAARRRERLDALAEELRAAGGTASTVACDVADPEACAEMVRSAMDSHGRIDILVNNAGSGTAVPALKETPEQFRSVVDVNLHGAYWAAKECAAVMEPGSSIVNVASVLGLTAGFAPQAAYSASKAAVLGLTRDLAAQWGSRRGIRVNALAPGYFASEMTDEIPETMLADITGRTIFGRLGLQPELDSALLFLASDASSFITGSTLTVDGGMTLH, from the coding sequence CTGCCTGTGCTCGACCGCTTCCGCCTCGACGGGCGCGTCGCGGTGATCACCGGCGCGTCGTCCGGACTCGGGGCCGGGTTCGCCCGCGCCCTGTCCTCCGCCGGTGCGACGGTCGTCCTGGCCGCCCGCCGTCGGGAGCGCCTCGACGCACTCGCCGAGGAGCTCCGCGCGGCCGGCGGTACGGCGTCGACGGTGGCCTGTGACGTCGCGGACCCCGAGGCGTGTGCCGAGATGGTCCGCTCTGCCATGGACTCCCACGGCCGGATCGACATCCTGGTCAACAACGCCGGCAGCGGCACCGCAGTGCCCGCGCTCAAGGAGACACCGGAGCAGTTCCGGAGCGTCGTGGACGTCAACCTCCACGGCGCCTACTGGGCGGCCAAGGAGTGCGCGGCCGTCATGGAGCCCGGGTCGAGCATCGTCAACGTGGCCAGCGTCCTCGGTCTGACCGCGGGATTCGCCCCGCAGGCCGCCTACTCGGCGTCCAAGGCCGCGGTCCTGGGCCTGACCCGGGACCTCGCCGCGCAGTGGGGGAGCCGCCGGGGCATCCGGGTCAATGCGCTGGCCCCCGGGTACTTCGCCTCGGAGATGACCGACGAGATCCCCGAGACGATGCTCGCCGACATCACCGGACGCACGATCTTCGGTCGGCTCGGGCTGCAACCGGAACTCGACTCCGCCCTTCTCTTCCTCGCCTCCGACGCCTCGTCGTTCATCACCGGGTCGACCCTCACCGTCGACGGCGGCATGACCCTTCACTAG
- a CDS encoding TetR/AcrR family transcriptional regulator, whose product MVQHARMESSRSKRKAILRVAVDHFGSAGYEHTKWATIAHEVGIGQTALYHYFESKAHCLLTIMSTELDHSHRRFSEAVKDSVDAESALRAAVRGVYDVTASEALQARILVHHVGILETTRSTEREEEERQTAVEHSRAVEQDWISLLARGMDSGEFPRRDEEELGRLILGMVSSVWTWYRPDGVRPLTAIGDSVADACSRLVH is encoded by the coding sequence ATGGTGCAGCACGCCAGGATGGAGAGTTCCAGGTCCAAGAGGAAGGCGATTCTCCGGGTCGCGGTCGACCACTTCGGATCTGCTGGATACGAGCACACCAAGTGGGCGACGATCGCGCACGAGGTGGGAATCGGTCAGACAGCGCTATATCACTACTTTGAATCCAAAGCTCACTGCCTGCTCACGATCATGAGTACCGAGCTCGACCACTCTCATCGGCGCTTCTCTGAGGCCGTGAAGGACTCCGTGGATGCTGAATCGGCTCTGCGGGCCGCGGTGCGAGGTGTATACGACGTCACCGCCAGTGAGGCGCTTCAAGCCCGAATTCTGGTGCACCACGTCGGCATCCTGGAGACCACGCGTTCCACTGAGCGAGAAGAGGAAGAGCGCCAGACGGCGGTGGAGCACTCGCGCGCGGTGGAGCAGGACTGGATCTCGTTGCTGGCGCGCGGAATGGACTCCGGTGAGTTCCCACGGCGGGACGAGGAGGAGCTGGGACGGCTGATTCTGGGAATGGTCAGCTCCGTGTGGACCTGGTACCGGCCGGATGGGGTGCGGCCCCTCACCGCGATCGGCGATTCGGTGGCAGATGCCTGTTCACGGTTGGTGCACTGA
- a CDS encoding LysR family transcriptional regulator substrate-binding protein, which produces MNEDTGPDRRSLAIGYVPGVQPDKWLTRWRERNPEVPISARRSGDPRSALARVAGDVGFDVIFLREPDAAPRSSPPGLLRVPLYTETMAVLAEKDHELAAFDTVAVADLEGEQWLDPVDAIAATPDEVSAAVDLVAAGVGLLVLPLPYARSLSRRDVVVRPIDGVPATRMGVAWSPRREGDELIDEFVGIVRGRTAATTRGGGEPPRQKLNAKQKTAAKAARARAERGSTSAGRGKRRR; this is translated from the coding sequence GTGAACGAGGATACCGGTCCGGACCGGCGGAGCCTGGCCATCGGCTACGTCCCGGGCGTGCAGCCCGACAAGTGGCTCACCCGGTGGCGCGAGCGCAATCCCGAGGTGCCGATCTCGGCGCGGCGCTCGGGGGATCCGCGCTCGGCGCTGGCCCGGGTCGCCGGGGACGTGGGGTTCGACGTGATCTTCCTCCGCGAACCCGACGCGGCCCCGCGATCCTCGCCGCCCGGCCTGCTCAGGGTGCCGCTGTACACCGAGACCATGGCGGTGCTGGCGGAGAAGGATCACGAGCTGGCCGCGTTCGACACGGTGGCCGTGGCGGACCTCGAGGGCGAGCAGTGGCTCGACCCCGTCGACGCGATCGCCGCGACCCCGGACGAGGTGTCGGCCGCGGTGGACCTGGTCGCGGCCGGGGTCGGGCTCCTTGTCTTGCCGCTGCCGTACGCGCGGTCGCTGAGCCGCCGCGACGTGGTGGTCCGCCCGATCGACGGCGTGCCCGCCACCCGCATGGGCGTGGCGTGGTCGCCGCGGCGCGAGGGGGACGAGCTGATCGACGAGTTCGTCGGGATCGTCCGCGGCCGGACCGCCGCGACCACGCGGGGCGGGGGCGAGCCCCCGAGGCAGAAGCTCAATGCCAAGCAGAAGACGGCCGCCAAGGCCGCGCGCGCCCGGGCTGAACGGGGCTCGACGTCGGCGGGCCGGGGCAAGCGCCGTCGCTGA
- a CDS encoding thiolase family protein, whose translation MMGAVIVEAVRSAVGKRKGGLAGVHPADLSGKVLNALVERAGVDPAIVEDVIWGCVTQAGEQTGDIARTAVLSAGWPETVTGVTIDRQCGSSQQALSFAVAVVESGYHDVVVAGGVESMTRQPMGSSITGEGIPYGADFLGRYDGTMPNQGVGAEMIAERWGLTRTRLDEFAVASHEKAAAAQDAGFFAGHIVPVATPDGVFDADQGIRRGSTVEGLAGLKTPFKEDGVIHAGNASQISDGSAAILVMSEEAAARYGCTPIARVHTATLAGDDPVIMLTAPIPATAKALEKSGLTIDDIGVFEVNEAFASVPMAWLAETGADPAKLNPNGGAIALGHPLGGSGARIMTDMVHHMKANGIRYGLQTMCEGGGQANATIIELL comes from the coding sequence ATCATGGGAGCAGTAATCGTCGAGGCCGTGCGCAGCGCGGTGGGCAAACGCAAGGGCGGGCTGGCAGGGGTCCATCCGGCCGACCTGTCGGGCAAGGTCCTGAACGCACTCGTCGAGCGTGCGGGGGTCGACCCGGCGATCGTCGAAGACGTGATCTGGGGTTGTGTGACCCAGGCCGGCGAGCAGACCGGTGACATCGCGCGTACCGCGGTCCTGTCGGCCGGGTGGCCGGAGACCGTCACAGGCGTGACCATCGATCGTCAGTGTGGCTCGTCGCAGCAGGCGCTGAGCTTCGCCGTCGCGGTGGTGGAGTCCGGCTACCACGACGTGGTGGTGGCCGGCGGCGTCGAGTCCATGACCCGCCAGCCGATGGGCAGTTCCATCACGGGTGAGGGCATTCCGTACGGCGCGGACTTCCTCGGACGCTACGACGGCACCATGCCCAACCAGGGTGTCGGCGCCGAGATGATCGCCGAGCGGTGGGGCCTCACGCGGACCCGGCTGGACGAGTTCGCCGTGGCGTCTCACGAGAAGGCCGCCGCAGCCCAGGACGCCGGGTTCTTCGCCGGGCACATCGTCCCGGTTGCCACTCCCGACGGCGTGTTCGACGCCGACCAGGGCATTCGCCGCGGGAGCACCGTGGAGGGCCTGGCGGGGCTCAAGACCCCGTTCAAGGAGGACGGTGTGATCCACGCGGGCAACGCCTCGCAGATCTCGGACGGCTCTGCCGCCATCCTGGTGATGAGCGAGGAGGCGGCCGCCAGGTACGGCTGCACCCCGATCGCGCGTGTCCACACGGCGACGCTCGCCGGCGACGATCCGGTCATCATGCTCACCGCCCCGATCCCGGCCACCGCCAAGGCCCTGGAGAAGTCCGGCCTGACGATCGACGACATAGGGGTGTTCGAGGTCAACGAGGCCTTCGCCTCGGTCCCGATGGCGTGGCTCGCCGAGACCGGCGCCGACCCGGCCAAGCTCAACCCCAACGGCGGCGCGATCGCCCTCGGCCACCCGCTGGGCGGGTCCGGTGCCCGCATCATGACGGACATGGTGCACCACATGAAGGCCAATGGGATCCGCTACGGCCTGCAGACCATGTGTGAGGGCGGCGGCCAGGCCAACGCCACGATCATCGAGCTGCTCTGA